The region GGCAGCCGATCACATCGTATAGCGATGCCACTGTTTGATCATTATTCACATTCTGTATCAACCATTGCACATCAACCGATGAGTTTAACTTATAAGTAGCTTTAATATTTAAGAATCAGTGTGACTAACACGTCAATCAATGCAAATTTCCaatggaaatatttaaaaacaaaaagaatggGATAATAAATGTCATCAATGAAAACCATAAATTAAACAAGAAATTGCCGCTGTAGCGAATCTAATCTATGACGCATCTGACTACATTACTCGTCACTTGCATCGCTTGGTGAACATTTCGCGGGTAAGTGGTGTCCTGTTCATAGTTTCTTTTGCATTATCTTATTGCTGATCAAAGTATTTTCCCTTAGTAATATTGAGCTAATGATATttgatatttatttaaaaatgattgGATAAGAAAGTCTATACATCCCTTTGTCACAGGATTATCAGAGCGCAAGTCCTCCGCCTTACATCACAGCGTGTTGAATCGGCTATCGGCTCATCGATGCAATCGATGGGATGAGGTTCATGGAACACtctggaaaatgaaatgcccGTCCACCACGCAACAAAAGGCTGTGTGGAAGCATCTTCCCATCGCAGGCAAATGAGATGCTATTTTtaggaaggaaaggaacagGTTTATTTGAATATCTATCGAAATGATAGGTTTAAAAATAGCTCAGAACTTTGCTTTGACCGTTTTCGACGCACGGCGAAGAAGGTAATCTTTTGGATAATCTTTATTCCATCGACTAGACCAGACGGATCATATTAgctttttattcaaaatttGCACTTTCGGCACCCTGCCGATTCGCTATTTTTAGAAACCGCAACATTATGTATGCCAGGACATTATCTCCCACTGTGTGGGATGAgcttgctgctcctgctccgtaTCTTGCCTAACAAAATGGGCTTATCTtgatacttgttttttttttcttctttcaaatGGCTAGCACAGGGAAGATCAGCTGTCTCCAGCATTTGAGGGGGATTTATGATCGAATCGATAGACATGTTTAACGCATGCATggttatttttatattttatttcacaTGGCAAGATAAATACATTGTCAGTCTTGTTGACTTATTGGAACAATAAATAGCTTCGGCGATggttttacataaattaaCCAATGTAGATGAAGAGGCGATGAGGAgagtggggggtgggggtttgtTTCTAGAGAAAAGCGTATTtctttgtttgtcttttattCGAATTAGCAGCCTTGGGTTGTTTTACGTATTTCTTATCAAGGTCGTCCTATcgaattactttttttttgttcttcctcAGCAAACCATTTTTGTTCTGTATTTTTCATCGTCAGCGAATCGAGCTACTTAGATGATTAATATTTTGTCTAATGCGAGTATGCATATGTCAAACCCTAAATGACTGAGAGAGTACAAAACATAATGGTAACGATAGGTAATTAAAATATTCCTCCTTCAATCCGTGTCCTACAATAATCGAATAAAACTTAGCTCCAATTTACTGTCGTAATAGTAGGACGCAATAGAGAAGTATTGCACCGCATACAACCTATCACAATTGTTTTGAGTGAGCTCGACGATTTCTAAAAATCAATATATCAGTATGGATTGTGATGTTCATAGCACTCACAGTGATGAATCATCATGCATCGCCGAACACAAGCTTATCACCGCGGTCGCTACTGAGTATTTGAGTAATCCATGGTATGTAACAGGAAACTCGTGAGTATATGCCAGGTTGATTTACCGTGCCGCATATCATGCCATTCGATGTTACACCAACAACATAGTAAAAACTGGAGCACTTTCCGCTTCTCCGATCGGCTTCCGGTACAAGAACTTGAAGAGGGCCACCAGAATCTCCTGCACAAGTGTCCTTTCCACCGTTCACATCACCGGCACACATTTGCATTCCCAGAATACCGTATCGTAGGCGACGGCTCGGGAATATTCTTTGGTTGCAGACTCCATTCGCGACAAGAGGAATTTGTACATGTTGCAGGAATGTTGCTTGTTCACCATCtgaagagagataaagagagaaaaatcatCAGTGATGGACTAAGATATAAGATAAAATCTATCGTTCGTTGGCGGAATACTTACAATATCCCATGCTTCCCCATCCCGTAGCGACTAACGGATGAACTGGGTCCTCATTGCTCGACCACAGGCAAGCGGGTTGAATGAATTGGTTGAAGATAACTCGTGCACTCAACTCTATCAGAGAGATATCGTTGTAGGCGTGCTGGAAGTTGGGGTGATGTACGATCCTCTGGACACCAAAGTCCTGGCGGCTTGGCGATTGGCTATCCTTCAGATTGTGTTCTCCCAAGCGCACGATCGTTGGAGGGTTCTGCATTTTGTTGTATGCACAGTGAGCCGCCGTAAGGACGAACCGATTCGAGATGAGGGAACCACCACAGAACCATTCAATGGCAAGGTCACCAGAACCGTCGGAGTCTCCAGTCGATGGTCGACCGAGCAGTGCCATGTGAGGGTATTCTCCTTTGACCGCATCCTCCCCGCCGACGATCGCGATGACCGGATGTATATGAGTCACCACAAACATCAACACGCAATGCACTACAAGGCGTGCGACCTTGTCTATTCGTAATTtggatttcatgtttttcttcgCACAACAACCACGGCTATCACAATCACAAGTAGGATTTAAAAGCCCTACAAACATCCGGTTACACCGTGCACCATAAAGAATATGGCAGTATTGACACAATTGTGCTACCACTGAAGCCACTTTATTGCTACACCATTACTGTTTAAGGTTGTATGTTTacttattttcattttctacaACGAACTCCGAGCCGAAACAAAATCACTGATAAGTTGCGATCTAAAGCGCGATGAAAACGGTAGAATTCTAATAATCTCTCAGGATCTTCACAGGTGCTAACAGTGAGAGCGTCGACAAGCGAATGTAAGCGGTTTGATCGTACCGAAGAGCTTCTGCTGGTAGACGAACAAGACAAATCAAGTTCGTGGCTTGCAATCGAGCTCTTCAAGAGTGAGAAAGGCTTACAAGCGCCACGAGATGAACTGATTCGAAAGAGATGGAGGGGACTTGGCCTCCGCGAGCAATGCGCAGACAGCCAATGAGTGGAGCCGGTGTCGAAAAGATTGTGAATCATGCCGGACCTTCGGCGTGCCTCTATGATGTGAAATGTTGTGATGCAGACGGTGCGAAGGGATACGAATTGAAGTGGTGACTGCTGGTGCAAGCGACCGGAAGCTGACCGAATTGCTACGATCGTAGTGTGCTTGGAAacaaagccaaacaaaaatgttttGGTTACTGTTATGTGATCGATCTTTGGCGGAAATACGTCACATCCCCGAGGACCACTCGACAGCTTCCGCCACACAATCAACTTGGGAGCACATTTCACCAGAAATGAGTTTGTTACCGAATGGTTGACATTAATTGCGTGGGAAATCCGGCCACCATCCGGCCATCGAATGGCACTGATAACGAGTCCtcatttttaaaatatgttaTGCTGTAACGGGACTAATAATGTACGCGTGCAACCAATTTCTAATGAATGTACATAATGtacatggtttttttttataagaaaTGTCCAGGCTATGATGCAAGAAAGTAAAagtatttttaaatattgtcAACAAGGACACATTACAGTTGGCATGTTAGACATTTCATCatcttttaaatttttatatattttttattacaataTCAACCACGATTAACTATTCGTTAACTAAGCTGTTAACATCAGCTGGTCGGCTGGTTTGTCGACGGTTCTGGTTTAATTACTATAACTCAGATGAGCCGAGGGATACCGTTTTATGCGTATTGGATGGTGGGTTGATGCATTATCCTTCGCATATCAATGTTCTGGGCGATAAGAATCTGTTCTCCCAACAGCTCGTCCCACAGTGAACCGCCATAACACGTAAAACCcataatttttcaattcaatttgtttatcAGTATTCGTTCGGATACTCTGCTCTGTGTTCCATTCCTTTTGTTGCATATTTCTCGCAAATAATCAATGAACGGTTTTTGCGTTTATGATGACGTAAAAAGAACAGCTTATGAGTCGCCTAATCTTGAATTATACTCTAAAACCCCCTTTcgggtggtttttttcttcgataTTAACAAGAAACGATTCATAAGCGATAAAAGGACTGAAACACTTTACTAAGTGCTAGGGTACTTACTAGGGAGTGTGCGGCATTTTCACCCTCTATGAAGCTATCCGCAAACCTATGGTCTGTTCCTCGTTTCGATTGAAATGCGTCGATCAAATGAATCATTTGCCGGCTTGTGGTACTTCCACTTCCTATTGCTAGAGTCAAAAACATGGACCACTCTTCTATACCATATATggttgtttttcaatttatacAGCGCTACAAGCACAACGATGTTCGCATTATTTCCAATGAATCTCGTTTATCACTCGATCCAACTCGATACGAAGCCAACCGTTACGTTTTGGAGCTATATGATTGCTTCTAGGCGGCAATACGTCACATCCTCGAGGACTCAACGGCTACTTCCGCATCACAATCAGAATCTTGCAGCAAGTTTCAGCAGAATCAGTGCTTGCCATTCATTATGAAAAGGGAAATATGCTACTATCGAACGGAAATGACGACGGGCTCACGCAAGCATATAATGCTCGAATATTCATGAATGTAAGAACACAATTTGTACTGCTTGAGTTATTGGGGTTTTCACAAGGAATACCCATTCAGGATGTGATATATTAACAATCATTGCTTCCTGATGAATAGTTTTCTACTCTTCAAAATTGAAACACCATAGACGCCTGATAATTGTTTTGCATTGTTCGCTTCATTGCAAACTGGTGCGATCACTTTCTCCCTGTCCATCAGGAAGTTCTGAGAAGAATTAACTGGCTGCATCGTCGTTTACGACAAAGTACGACAGATGTGCTGTTCTAATGTACAAATCTATTTTTTGCTAGAAACTCGAACTATTTATCacagattttttaatttataactTCGTTCATCTAATTTGATAGCTTATGACTTCATAAGTCTACAGTTCACAAAACATCTCattcataaataaattaaataaattaaatgatttaAACTAACTAGCGAACTAACTGTAACGGGATGGCCCTGCTTAAAGCATTTCAATCCTAGCTATTTAATATAAATCTACGTTAAGCACTACGGATAAGAGTCTACACAGAATCTAGAATTTGATTAATCCATGGTACATAGGAAGAAACTCGCGAATAAATACCGGGGCGATCGGCTGCACCACAAATCATACCATTGGAAGTAATGCCAACTACATAGTAGGAACTAGAGCACCGACCACTTTTATGATCGGCTACCGGTACGAGAACTTGAAGAGGGCCACCAGAATCTCCTGCACAAGTGTCCTTTCCACCGTTCACATCACCGGCACACATTTGCATTCCCAGAATACCGTATCGTAGGCGGCGATTTCGAACTATTTTTTGATTGCAGGGTCCGTTCGCGACAAGTGGAATTTGTACATGTTGCAGGACTGTTGCCTGTTCACCATCtgaagagagataaagagagaaaaatcatCAGTGATGGACTAAGATATAAGATAAAATCTATCGTTCGTTGGCGGAATACTTACAATATCCCATGCTTCCCCATCCCGTAGCGACTAACGGATGCACTGGGTCCTCATTGCTCGACCACAGGCAAGCGGGTTGAATGAATTGGTTGAAGATAACTCGTGCACTCAACTCAATCAGAGAGATATCGTTGTAGGCGTGCTGGAAGTTGGGGTGATGTACGATCCTCTGGACACCAAAGTCCTGGCGGCTTGCCGACTGGCTATCCTTCAGATTGTGTTCTCCCAAGCGCACGATCGTTGGGGCGTTCTTCATTTTGTTGCATGCACAGTGAGCTGCCGTAAGGACGAACCGATCCGAGATGAGGgaaccaccacaaaaccattCGTAAGCACTATGTGTATCCTCAGATGCGAGTCGGCCGAGCAGTGCCATGTGAGGATAAGCACCCTTAACTGCGTCTTTACCACCGACGATCGCGATGACCGGATGCAGATAAGCCAAAATAGACACTAGGTGCACAATGCCGCAAGGACACATCATTTGTCGGAACTTGTAAGCCATAATGGTCGACAGTGTAAGCCACACCAACGAGTATAGAGTTTAAGGCACCGAGGCGTCCTTTCCGCTGGACTGGAAAGTGGATACGTCCTCAACTGTTGCGAATCACACCACGAATGCATCGAAAAGTTCAATGCTATATGGTAATAAATGTTTCAACGGGAAAGAAAAAGGCTACCGCGCAATCAGCACGCCGACCTCTTCTACCGAATGCTTCTATTACCAATGGTCAACCGCTAGCATTAGTGACGAATTCCTCACAAAGAGCTGTGCAAGAACGAGAGGGAATCATCGACTGAAGCATAAATTGCAGTGACGCAAACATCTATATGTTTTACCCGATTTATCGcgtctcctgctgctgtaggCAGTAGCGATTCATAGTAGAACCGATAGTTTGTTCAACTACATCGAATCggggaaaacggaacgattgAAACACAGCTTCCTGCTTCCTGTGAGCAAACTTTTATCTTATAACGTTAACTTCCTCTTCCGTTTCCTCGTTGCCAAAACGGAcacagcgaagcgaacgaattgATTTGTTGACTGAAACGACTTACCTTAGTTCCGCTGCGACTGACGAATATCCTTCTCCAACGAGTGTCTGACGCGAAATTACTGCATCCTGGGTGTGTTCTTTGCAAATGTAACTACTCGAAGTCCAGCTGGACTGGCCAACTGCCCGTTATAAGTGTTTATATTAGCATACAATACACCATTTTATGCTACAGTTGCTTAACATCATGTTTCAAAAATGTTTCATGCctttaaacatgtttttgcatACGATATAAGAACGGACGAGCTGTATGTTTAGGTATTGAAGCTGCTGCACGAGACTTCCAGCTTATACCGGAAACAGATAACAACCatttatgaatgaaaagtaaaaaatgCTTCACATGCTGTACCGTAATGTACGAGTTTCAAAGTAAATGCATGAGTTGTACTGCTGACAAATCATGAATAAGGGGAGGGAGCTGAATGATAGAAATAGCGCTTCCTTATATGTGTTTTCAAACACCAATCCTTTGTTCCCGCCTCCGCTGGCGGGATTTTCTCGCTATCCTATCACGAAACGGCCAGCGTCCTTGACAGCAACGATTTTTGGTCGCTTATCGACGATAGAATTTGGCATGTAGCCGTGATCCTTATTCAGCCACGGACCCTCGAGGAAAGGGTTAACTCATACAAACGTCGCTGAGATAATCATTTATCCACTtgatgattgaaaattgattcGCCATGATCCTCTACAGCATGCTAGTCGTTTTCCAGACACACATTAGCTACTAAACCTCAAGCTAAGACTGACTGTTATCGTATACCGGAAACAGATAACAACCAGAACAACACaaatttatgaatgaaaccATGAAAGTTACAACTGTTGTTGCCTCTTATCAAACGATGAATAGTGCAGGTCCACCGTAAAGGGAGGAATTTCGTTGTAAATTGTAGCAGTTGTATTTGCGATAAAGTCCAGCCCCCGCCCGCCACTAGTGTTGGGGGCTAACATCCTGTTTCATAGGCCTACCATATCGTTGCGAGTGGAAACCAAAACATGAATGAATTCGAGGGGGGCAGTCGTGACGCAAGCTGGAGATCGAGCCCATTCAGTTATTGAATGGAGCGGCGAGCGAATATTATACTGTGCGCTTGATTCACGCCCCCACCAGGCTTATGATCGCGTCGAGTAGTGACGTCGTTGCTTTATAAATTGGATTCCTATTCGTGTCATCGAGTATCGCGTGGGCTGACTAGTTCACGCGGTAACGTCTtgtcgcttctctctctctgaacaGCAAACGATTGGCAAGCCTCTTTCGCTTGAAAAGAGGATCAGAAGAGCTCTTGGTGTATCTTTGGAGCTTCGATTCATGATTTAAAACATGCTTTGGCATGTTTCGTGgcttggaagaaaaaaagattatcCCTTACGATTCGATGAAATATTTTGCATGATCATTTGATATAGAACGATGCTATCGGCGATCTTTCCGATGTTGATTAATGGTTCCGGCGTATATGAGAACGTGCGATACCTATTTGATCTTATCGCTAATCAGAAGCCAGCTCAAAAACATTACTGCTGTTCATCTTTGGCGATAATAGAACATTCAATTAGTCATAACACGAGCCCAATAGACAAGCAGACATTCGTGTAAACCGAACTAGTTGAACTAGGTGAATCATCATAACGTTTTGCCCTTTCTATGAAAAAAGACGTAAGAATGCCGGGCACATTGTACTGTGGCTGTAGCGTATTTTACAACATGAAACTGGAAGTTTCAATAAGATAATCAATAATCAATCGGTATCCCAGATCGGTCCATTTCGAAGGCACTGGTTTGACTATGATAATTTCTCACAAACATTTGGTAGTTCAACTTTATTAAATCAATGAAAATGTATGAACAGCCAATGTTGGTTTAGCGAACACGTGACGAGTACACTCGTAGAAGTTGAGAAAGAATAACCCTATGGCCTCGGATACTGACCTCAAATGTAAAACGGAGgacgaaagaaacaaaatgtgCCCCAATCTACCTGGCTGCCTTCTGTCCGTCATGCTGGTTTGTAGTAAAATATTGCCTTTAAgtctttttaaaataattcgTTCCCCATCATAAACGGTCCATTTAAATCGCGTTTCGCGTGTTCGCCACCTAGAGAACGCTAGGGTTTTGTACTCgatttttcaaatgttttctctcgttctcccccaaatgagagagcgagaggcacgtttgtttatgttgggCAATTTTCGAGAGTGGACCGGCCCGCGACCTCGGCGGCGTTCCTGGAAAATCCTTGTGCCGTGAATGCAGGAAGCAGAAAGCGGAAAAGTGCAAGCCATGCTCCAGAGGACGAAGCAGGATTCTAGAAGCAGAAGTGAGGAACAGGTGGTAGCCCGAGAGGCGTGAATGCAACATCCGTTTGGCCACCAAGTTTCAGTTTAGATTGCCGGCAAGATGACGGTACTGCACTGGATGGAACGGAACATCCACACGACGGCCCTGACGCCGCGTGATTACCAAACGGAGCTACTGTCGATGGCCCGCGAGGAGAACCTTATCGTCTGTCTGGCGCACAATTCGGCCAAAGAGTTCCTGGCGGTGAAGCTGATCCAATCACTCCGCTCGGACCGGGATGAACGAGGAgacggtgatgctgttgctgcagcctTGAGCCGGCGACCCCGAAAAACGGTGTTCCTTACCGAGAGGACCGATCGGGCGGTGCTCGCTtcgatggtggccaatttGACCGATCTCACGGTGAGCACGgtggcgaatgatgatgagccaTCATCACGCCAGGATCTCGCCGGAAGCGACGTTCTCTTCATGTCGAGCGCCGCTGTACTTCTGGAACTGCTTGACCAAGCGAAGGTGCTGCAAGTGGAGCAGATACGACTGTTGATTGTGGACGAGTGCCACAAAACCTACGGCCACTCGGAACTGTGGGAAGTCTGTGGTCGCATCGAGCGGAGCAACGGAGCGCGCACGAAAATCGTTGGCCTCGCTGGGCCACTTCACGGCGCTAGCTGTACACCGGAACGACTGCGCTGGGAGCTCCGGTGTCTGGAGCGCTGTTTACGTGCACGCATCGAAACGGCCAGCGACATTACCAGCATTCTTCGGTGCGTATTCCAGTTAAGCTAATTGCCCCGTTCTACGCTAACCATGTTCCATCTTTTGTCTGCTGCAGGTTCAGTACCAAACCGACAGAATTGATCCTGGAGTGCACACCAGCACGAGCGTCACCGCTAGCGCGCCACCTGCGCGCTCTCATTCTCCGCCAGATTGCCTTCCTACAGGACCACCGGTACGATCCGTTGGCCATGTATGGTATGGATGCCAACGATAGCGACGATCCGCCAATCGGCAATAATGGGGAAACCGATgcggagaaggaaaatgatgaagaagacGAATTTCGGCGTGAGCTGCGCTCCATACCAGACCCAAAGGCGGCTCCACTGCGTTACCTGCAGCAGTATCTCGAGCTGTTGGATGAGTTCGGCCCATGGGGTGCCGATCGTGGTGCACTCGATTTGCTAacgacgatcgagaaggaaaaaatccGCACACCGTACGAGCGACACTTTCTTCTGCTCTGCATGGTCTCCACGGTGTTGGTTCAGGCCCGCTCGATGGCAGCCGGTGTCTTTTCGCGGTACACCACGGAGATGGAACGCATCCGGCGGTACTCGACACCGAAGGTGCGCCGATTGCTCGAAGTTTTAGCGTGGTTCGGTGAGCAACAGGCACGTCCGAATGATCAGCACACCAGCAATGCATCGACAAcgcttcagcaacaacagcagcagcagcagcagacaatgTACTGTTTCTGCCGTACGGTCGAGTGTAAAGAACTGGGAAGAGAGTATCACACATTCGGTAGCCGGATCGGTGATGTCGGTGAACGAATCGATCGCTTGGCGAAACAGCTCCACACCGTGCGTCATGCAACCGATCGACTGATGCTAAAACATCGTAATCGGGACGGTGGCTCTAGTGAAATGAATAGTGGTTCCTCTCCCAggcaccacagcacagcccaACAGCACACCGATGGTCGTTCCGGTAATcttcgaagacgacgatgtttTCCAGGACCAggcatcggtggcggtggtggtccaccatGGCTGAATGGAGCTATGGGACTCCATCAGAGGGTGCACGATAGCAGCAGTGCTGGTGCAACGGAGGCACTATGTGGACTGATCTTTTGcaacgatcgctcgatcgcacgcaTACTGTACGTGCTGCTGTACGAGGTGGCACGCTCCCAGCCCGAGTTCGCCTTTCTAAGTGCTCAGTACACGGTCGATAAGGTGGTGGATCCGCTTACGGATGCTCAGCATGCCGCGCTCGAGCACCGGAAGCAGGAGGAAGTGTTAAAGCGCTTCCGAATGCACGACTGCAATCTGCTCATCGGTACGTCCGTGCTAGAGGAAGGCATCGAGCTGCCGAAATGCAATCTCGTAATTCGCTGGAGTCAACCCTCCAACTACCGTTCGTATGCGCAGTGTAAGGGACGTGCGAAGGCACCGAGCGCTTATCACATTCTGTTCGTTACGCCCGATGTCGGAAATGCTGACGATAAGAGCCTGAAGCACGATCAACCGCTTGATGAGCCGATTCAGGTGGATGTGGACAcggctggtggcgatggtgtgctAGATCGCACCGTCGTCGCAACAGTTGATCCTGCTGATCGAGAATTGATTGACCGAAGTACGGATGCAATGGTCGAACGGGTAGCTATCTACCGAGAGGTAGAAAAGGTAATGATTGGACTATCGAGCGGATGTCTCGTGCTCCCTACTAACCTATACTCTCCTTACAATTCGTAGTTATTACTCTCCAAGTGCCGCAACGGAGAACCAGAAGATGGTGAACTGAAGCACGCCGATTGCTTCAATCACTGTCTGGAGATCTTTCGAGCGGTGCCTTCTCCCGACCAAAGcccaacacaaaccaacagTGGGACCTCACTCGGGCTGAGTAATGCCGTGCAGACACTGAACAAGTACTGTGCCAAGCTACCGAGTGATACGTTCACGAAGCTAACACCGATCTGGCGCTGTGCGACCACGGTTCGGAATGGTCGCACACTCTACCAGTACACGATCCGTTTGCCAATCAATTCCCCTTGGAAGGAGGACATACTAGTGAGTTTCTGGCCTCGTTCTGTTTgtataaattcatttttacaaATTTACATTTATAACACAGGGCCTACCGATGCCTACGGAAACACTAGCTCGTCGGATGGCGGCATACATCACCTGCCGGATGCTGCACGCTGCCGGTGAACTCGACCACTCGTTTCAACCGTTCGGCAAGGAAGCGTTTCGAGCGTTCGAGGCCGATTGGGAAAACTTTGAGCTGGATGAGCTGGATGCCAAGATACTGAGCGAAAACAATGACCCCCGGCCAGGAACGACAAAACGTCGTCAGTATTATTACAAAAGGGTAAGCTTCATGGCCCTGTTGACCTGATGATGGACATGGTTATGATAAGAATTCCCTTCCCCATGTTAACAGATTGCCTCAGTGTTCAACGAGTGTCGGCCGGAGGTGGGCACTACGGCCTACCTGTACTATATGCGCATGGAGCTGATCTGTCCGATACCGGAGGAGCAGAATACGCGCGGGCGCAAGATCTACGCTCCGGAGGAATCCCCACAAGGTTTCGGTATCCTCACGACGAAGCTGATCCCGAAGATAAGCTCTTTTCCGATCTTTACCCGATCGGGAGAGGTGAAAGTATCACTGGATCTCTGCCCGCAACGTGTCCAGCTAACCGATCGGCAGCTCTCGATGGTGAACTGCTTTGTCCGCTACACCTTCACCAAAGTGCTGCGGCTCCAAAAGAGCCTCATGCTGTACGATGCGAATGCGACGGAGAACTGCTTCTTCATCGTACCGACGATCCGGCAACCGACggatgacggtggtgacgtGCAAGTTGACTGGGAGTTTGTAGAAAAGATCGCACTAAACGTGGACCGTAGCGGTCCCACCTTCATACCGGACGAGACACGCAAAGGGTACCAGTTCGATGTGAACCGATTCCGGGATGCGGTCGTTATGCCTTGGTACCGGAACCGAGATCAACCACAGTATTTTTACGTGGCCGAAATCTGTCACCATCTATCGCCGAAGAGCGCCTTTCCGGGCTCAAACTATGCCACGTTCGAAGAGTATTATCACCGG is a window of Anopheles aquasalis chromosome 2, idAnoAquaMG_Q_19, whole genome shotgun sequence DNA encoding:
- the LOC126572032 gene encoding coagulation factor IX-like; translation: MAYKFRQMMCPCGIVHLVSILAYLHPVIAIVGGKDAVKGAYPHMALLGRLASEDTHSAYEWFCGGSLISDRFVLTAAHCACNKMKNAPTIVRLGEHNLKDSQSASRQDFGVQRIVHHPNFQHAYNDISLIELSARVIFNQFIQPACLWSSNEDPVHPLVATGWGSMGYYGEQATVLQHVQIPLVANGPCNQKIVRNRRLRYGILGMQMCAGDVNGGKDTCAGDSGGPLQVLVPVADHKSGRCSSSYYVVGITSNGMICGAADRPGIYSRVSSYVPWINQILDSVRGCCAKKNMKSKLRIDKVARLVVHCVLMFVVTHIHPVIAIVGGEDAVKGEYPHMALLGRPSTGDSDGSGDLAIEWFCGGSLISNRFVLTAAHCAYNKMQNPPTIVRLGEHNLKDSQSPSRQDFGVQRIVHHPNFQHAYNDISLIELSARVIFNQFIQPACLWSSNEDPVHPLVATGWGSMGYYGEQATFLQHVQIPLVANGVCNQRIFPSRRLRYGILGMQMCAGDVNGGKDTCAGDSGGPLQVLVPEADRRSGKCSSFYYVVGVTSNGMICGTVNQPGIYSRVSCYIPWITQILSSDRGDKLVFGDA